Proteins encoded in a region of the Frondihabitans sp. 762G35 genome:
- a CDS encoding ParA family protein yields the protein MHVLSVSSLKGGVGKTTVTLGLTSAAFAKGLRTLVVDLDPQSDVSTGLDITVAGHLNVADVLASPKEKTVRAAIAPSGWTKGRTGKIDVMIGSPSAINFDGPHPSIRDIWKLEEALANVEADYDLVLIDCAPSLNALTRTAWAASDRVTVVTEPGLFSVAAADRALRAIEEIRRGLSPRLQPLGIIVNRARVQSLEHQFRIKELRDMFGPLVLSPQLPERTSLQQAQGAAKPLHVWPGESAQEMARNFDQLLERIMRTAKIGDYAEPAVR from the coding sequence GTGCATGTACTCAGCGTCAGCTCTCTCAAAGGCGGCGTCGGCAAGACGACCGTGACGCTCGGACTCACGTCGGCAGCCTTCGCCAAGGGTCTCCGGACCCTCGTGGTCGACCTCGACCCCCAGTCCGACGTGTCGACGGGTCTCGACATCACCGTGGCCGGCCACCTCAACGTCGCCGACGTGCTCGCCTCCCCGAAGGAGAAGACGGTCCGCGCGGCCATCGCCCCCTCCGGCTGGACGAAGGGTCGCACCGGCAAGATCGACGTCATGATCGGCAGCCCCTCCGCCATCAACTTCGACGGACCGCACCCGTCGATCCGCGACATCTGGAAGCTCGAGGAGGCCCTCGCGAACGTCGAGGCCGACTACGACCTCGTCCTGATCGACTGTGCCCCCTCGCTCAACGCCCTCACCCGCACGGCGTGGGCGGCCTCCGACCGGGTCACCGTCGTCACCGAGCCCGGTCTCTTCTCCGTGGCCGCCGCCGACCGCGCGCTGCGGGCGATCGAGGAGATCCGTCGCGGTCTCTCGCCGCGGCTCCAGCCCCTCGGCATCATCGTCAACCGGGCCCGCGTGCAGTCGCTCGAGCACCAGTTCCGCATCAAGGAGCTCCGCGACATGTTCGGGCCGCTCGTCCTCTCGCCGCAGCTGCCCGAGCGGACCTCCCTCCAGCAGGCGCAGGGAGCGGCGAAGCCCCTCCACGTCTGGCCGGGCGAGAGCGCGCAGGAGATGGCGCGCAACTTCGACCAGCTGCTCGAGCGCATCATGCGCACGGCCAAGATCGGCGACTACGCGGAGCCCGCCGTCCGCTGA